The DNA sequence TCACCGTGGTGGTCACCAAGTCCACCGTGCCCGTGGGCACCGGCGACGAGATCGAGGCGATCTTCAAGCGCGTGCGGCCCGACGCCGACGTGGCGGTGATCTCCAACCCCGAGTTCCTGCGCGAAGGCGCCGCCATCGAGGACTTCAAGCGTCCCGACCGCGTGGTCGTCGGCACCACCGATGAGCGCGCGCAAGGCGTGATGCGCGAGCTCTATCGCCCGCTCTATCTGAACGAGACGCCGATCGTCTTCACCGCGCGGCGCACATCCGAGCTGATCAAGTATGCGGCCAACGCCTATCTCGCCATGAAGATCACCTTTATCAACGAGATGGCCGACCTCTGCGAAGCCGTCGACGCCGACGTCCAGCAGGTCGCCCGCGGCATCGGCCTGGATGGCCGCATCGGCGGCAAGTTCCTGAACGCCGGCCCCGGCTACGGCGGCTCGTGCTTCCCCAAGGATACGCT is a window from the Phenylobacterium immobile (ATCC 35973) genome containing:
- a CDS encoding UDP-glucose dehydrogenase family protein, translating into MRVAMIGTGYVGLVSGACFADFGHVVTCIDKDESKIARLKEGGIPIYEPGLDLLVATNVKEGRLFFTTEAEQAVREADAVFIAVGTPSRRGDGHADLSYVYAAAEEVAGYVDGFTVVVTKSTVPVGTGDEIEAIFKRVRPDADVAVISNPEFLREGAAIEDFKRPDRVVVGTTDERAQGVMRELYRPLYLNETPIVFTARRTSELIKYAANAYLAMKITFINEMADLCEAVDADVQQVARGIGLDGRIGGKFLNAGPGYGGSCFPKDTL